One Kazachstania africana CBS 2517 chromosome 9, complete genome genomic region harbors:
- the KAFR0I00900 gene encoding putative hydrolase (similar to Saccharomyces cerevisiae YDR444W; ancestral locus Anc_5.560), with amino-acid sequence MSPSFNRKGTSHLTEGHLLVHETRTLGVGDLTRFKLTIDKGKLDTDLSDVRELFVKIKNKESALLRPIYLTGPYAFYVDVRPHNYNEETAVKGDEPIQFCEDLKPDEKFKAKLFFNENSNIEGTTLYSWTIDIISQLAVIIQPCLNYSIKIGTTKYSTRRRFKNDKVFKRDYIALKEWDTLSLWSLPPKFPKKPVHLVILTHGIFSNIGCDMLYMKDKIEEIANSLPEDINSNVVVRGCMNNMGKSAHGVHYLGKRVGEYVIKTIDELNEDYKVDKISFIGHSLGGPTQSMAVRYISVKRPDIFNPQNGIKPINFIALASPFIGVIGDFPMYISLPLDMGALGLTGRDLNLKYTPLTSKDGLFSDAPKTDKKHLPKLIMEILPLSPAKSIFERFVNRTLYANIVHDGIVPLRTAALLYLDWKSLAKVKKIQKKEASSPAGELGGPIETTPTSESSTNIPEPDETNVKTGEIPQDSLDKKAALQWAMPQSLIRNRNSKKFKRGQINGTDSESEDDDTDVGGSKKKNKKKFSAPDEASTLLSALSVLTAPVPSQEYIKNPETRSDSVVHDKLYHPEDLPPPHYQSRPGYKRIIYPNETVNRVQERIARAWQESMPWRKVLVKIQPDAHNNIVVRRRFVNLYGNVAISHMVQEHFGKEATERYTSINTK; translated from the coding sequence ATGTCACCATCTTTTAACAGGAAGGGGACTTCGCATCTGACGGAGGGTCATTTGCTGGTACATGAAACTAGAACCTTAGGTGTTGGCGATTTGACTAGATTTAAATTAACGATTGATAAAGGTAAACTGGATACTGATCTTTCTGATGTAAGGGAATTGTTTGTTAAGATAAAAAACAAAGAGAGTGCCTTGCTACGGCCTATTTATTTGACTGGCCCATACGCGTTTTATGTTGACGTGAGACCCCACAATTATAATGAAGAGACTGCAGTGAAAGGTGATGAACCCATTCAGTTTTgtgaagatttgaaaccggatgaaaaattcaaagccaaattgttttttaatgaaaactCAAACATTGAAGGCACTACGCTATATTCATGGACAATCGATATCATTTCGCAATTAGCAGTAATTATTCAACCTTGCTTGAATTATAGCATAAAAATTGGTACGACTAAATATTCCACTAGAAGGAggttcaaaaatgataaagtCTTCAAGAGAGATTATATAGCTTTGAAGGAATGGGATACACTATCATTGTGGAGTCTACCACCCAAGTTTCCCAAAAAACCGGTTCATTTGGTTATTTTAACGCATGgtatcttttcaaatattggTTGTGATATGCTGTATATGAAGGATAAAATAGAAGAGATAGCCAATTCCTTACCTGAGGACATTAATTCTAATGTTGTCGTAAGAGGATGTATGAATAATATGGGCAAGTCTGCGCACGGTGTCCATTATTTGGGGAAAAGAGTTGGTGAATACGTCATAAAGACCATTGACGAACTTAATGAAGATTATAAAGTCGATAAGATATCATTTATTGGTCATTCCCTAGGCGGCCCAACTCAATCAATGGCTGTCCGTTATATTAGTGTTAAGAGACCAGATATTTTCAATCCACAAAACGGTATCAAACCGATTAATTTCATTGCATTAGCTAGTCCATTTATTGGAGTAATCGGTGATTTCCCCATGTATATATCACTCCCATTAGATATGGGTGCTCTGGGACTCACTGGTAGGGATCTAAATTTGAAGTATACTCCACTGACATCTAAGGATGGTTTGTTCAGTGATGCTCCAAAGACTGACAAAAAACATCTTCCAAAATTAATAATGGAAATACTTCCACTATCACCagcaaaatcaatttttgaaagattcgTGAATCGTACACTGTATGCTAACATTGTCCATGATGGGATTGTTCCACTGAGAACTGCTGCATTATTGTACTTGGACTGGAAAAGCTTGGctaaagtgaaaaaaatacaaaagaAGGAGGCATCCTCTCCAGCAGGTGAACTTGGCGGACCAATAGAAACAACTCCTACCTCAGAATCGTCTACTAATATACCTGAACCAGATGAAACTAATGTCAAAACAGGTGAAATTCCACAGGATAGCTTGGATAAGAAAGCAGCCTTACAATGGGCCATGCCCCAATCACTCATACGTAACAGGAACAGTAAGAAGTTTAAAAGGGGCCAGATAAACGGCACCGATTCAGAGtcagaagatgatgacaCTGATGTTGGAGGCtccaagaagaaaaataaaaagaagttTTCAGCACCTGACGAGGCTTCTACCCTTTTATCAGCATTATCTGTACTTACAGCTCCCGTACCCAGCCAAGAATACATCAAAAATCCTGAAACTAGATCTGACTCGGTTGTCCATGACAAATTGTACCATCCAGAAGATCTTCCTCCACCACACTACCAGAGCAGGCCAGGCTATAAGAGGATAATCTATCCAAATGAGACCGTAAATAGAGTGCAAGAGCGCATTGCAAGAGCATGGCAAGAAAGTATGCCATGGAGAAAAGTCCTAGTTAAGATACAGCCTGATGCACATAACAACATTGTGGtgagaagaagatttgtTAATCTTTATGGGAATGTTGCAATATCGCACATGGTCCAGGAGCATTTTGGTAAGGAGGCAACTGAAAGATATACGTCTATAAATACTAAATAA